Genomic segment of Tissierella sp.:
CGACAGTCAGGACAGTCAGCAAGATGTTCGAGAAGGGTTGTTTTATCATGATTACTTATTGTATTATTGATATAAGCAATAATGAAATCACTAATATTTAGGCATTCATTAGTCATAAGCGCTCTCCCTTTCATTGAGCAAAGGTCTTAACTTATTCTTTATAGAATATACTTTGCTTTTTATTGTACCTATTGGAATTCCGGTAATGCTTTGGATTTCAGTGTATGAAAGCTGTGCATTAAATATTAAAAAAAGTAGCTCCCTATCTATTTGTGGTAAAGTAGATAAAGATTTTTTAATATCAACCTGATCTATGATATTTTCAATATCATTAGATAGACAAATGTTTTTCTCAATTTCCCCAAATTCCATTACTTCAAAATTGCTGCGATTATAATGTTTGCGATAAAAATCATTGATTTTATTTCGGCATATACCTATAATCCATGTTTTAAAGGTTGAAGTTTTTTTAAAACCCTTTATTCCTTGCCAAATTCCTAGCATGGTTTCCTGTAATACATCATTTACATCATCTTTGTTTGAAATGTTGGTGAGGATATAGTTATATAGAATTTTCATATATTGATTCATTATAAGTTCGAAGGACCTGGTATTGCCTTGTATTGCTTCTTCTAATAGTTGGTCTATAGTCTGAGTATTATTAAAATAACTTATCTACATCACCCCCTTGAACACCCTTACATATACTTAGTCGCAATAAATATAAAAATGGTTCGAAAGAAAATAAGAATATTTTTATATACTATTATATCGGATATAAAAACAATTTAGTATTTAGTATAGATAAAGCCAGGAGAAATCATCTCCTGGCTTTGCTTATTCTTCTTCAACTAATGCAACTGCTCTAATAGGTGAGCCTGTACCTTCTCTAATCTTAAGTGGCAATCCCATATATAAAAATCTTTTGTTTACCAATTTGTCTAAGTTACACAAATTCTCAGTATTAGTTATATGGTATTCCCCACAAATGAGATGAGCTGAGAAATCAGTATCATCTGGCGTTAAATCAATAGCAGGTGCATCTACTCCTATGTTCACTACTCCTTGCTCAGCTAACCATTTTGCAGCATCATAGCTTAGTCCAGAATAATCAGTTTGAAACATGTCTGTACCAAAATTTCTATCATGATGGCCTGTATACAGTAGAACTATATCCCCAGGTCTGATTTCTTGTCCAGATCGGGATAAGGCTTCTTCTAAATCCCTAGGTTCGAAATAGTTTGGGTATCTTATATGGGATAGATCTAAACATATAGCTGAGCCCCAAAAATACTCTAAAGGCATATTGTCGATGGTTGGCCCTTCGGGATTATATTCCCATACTCCGTCACTATGTGTACCGGCATGTTCGCTAATAAGTAAATTCCTTGCGGAGAATCCTAGGGTCTTACTTCCGGTTAATTTCATATTTTCTTCATGACTCATATTACTCATTATAAAGGTCTTCTGATGAATTGGAAAAACGCTCATGCCTTGAAAAATTTCTTGAGATAGGTCAACTAGCTTTAAAGCCATTAAATCCCCTCCAAATATTTAATTAAGTATACTAAATAATTATTTTTATTATTATTATTATAACTGATTACCCAAATAAAGGGTATATAAAAGATATACAAAAATCTTATTAGAATCACACAAAAGATTTGGAATAATTGTTAGTCTCATGGTATATTTTTATAGAAAACTAACAAGGAATATTTACAAGCGTTGTGATATTATTAATACAAATTTAATATTTATAAGGGGGTTATAAGATGTATGATGTTTTAGTAACAAATGCAAGGATACCTCAAGGTGATGATACTATACTAACGAACATTTTAGTTAAAGATGAGAAGATAGCTGGTTTTTTAGACTCAGTAGAGGGTGTAAAAGCAAAAGAGATAATCGATGCAAAGGGAAATTTGACTTTGCCAGGATGCATAGATTCACATACACATTTCATGTATCAAGGATTTCCACATAGAGAAAATTTCCTAACAGGTACTGCTGCTGCAGCTTCAGGCGGGATAACTACAGTTATTGATATGCCATGTTGTTCAGTGCCATCTGCAAGGTCTGCCAAGCAATTACAATTAAAGATAGATTTAGTTCAGCCACAGGCTCTAGTAGATTTTGCCCTATGGGGTGGAGTTACAGGTGAAGATGTAAGAGAAGGTTGGTTAGATCATGTTCAAGAGCAAGCAGATTATGGAGTAGTTGCATTTAAAGCTTATATGACTCCATCAGTTCCTACATTTCCAAGAGTTACAGATCCAGAGATGTATGAAGCATTTAAAGCAGTTGCGAAAACAGGTCTACCAGTAGGTATTCATGCTGAAAACTATTCCATGTGTGATTACTATGTAAAGGATTTCCAAAAACAAGGTAGAATGGATGGTCCAGCTTGGGCTGAAGCAAGAATGGAATTAGCTGAAAAAGTAGCTATACAATTAGGTATTAGCTTTGCTGAAGAATCAGGAGCTAGACTTCATATTGTTCACATGAGTACAGGAATTGGTGCAAAATTAGTAGGAGAAGCAAAGAAAAAAGGATTAAATGTTACATCTGAGACTTGCCCTCACTACTTGACACTAAATGCTCAAGATGCAATGACAGAGCATGGTGCCTTTGCAAAAATAGCTCCACCACTTAGAACTAAAAGAGATAATGAAGAATTATGGGAAGGCCTTAACAATGGTAGCGTAGACTTTATAGGTACTGACCATGCTCCTTATGAAATAGAAAGCGAAAAAGCTAGAGAAGGTATGAATGTATGGACAGCTTTCCCAGGAATACCAGGAGTTGAAACTATGGTTCCTATACTAGTTAGTGAAGGCTATAATAAGGGAAGAGTTTCTCTTTCTAAATTAGTTGATATATTAAGTAAAAATGCAGCAGTTCATTATGGATTATATCCAAAGAAGGGTGCTATGCATATAGGTTCAGATGCAGACTTTACTATAATAGATTTAGATAAAGAATGGACTATTAATCCAAAAGAACAAGCTTCCATGTGTGGTTATTCACCGCTTGAAGGCATGAACTTAAAGGGTAAAGTTGCAAAGACAGTAGTTCGTGGGCATCTAGTATTTGAAGATATAGATGAAAGCTCTTTAGCTAAATTAACTGATGATGAACTTAAAACAATAGTTCACAATTTCCCAGCAGGAATAGAAGAAAAATATGCTGACGAATTCAGTCAATATCCACATCTATATAGTGCTGAATATGAAAACAGCTATAGAATAAATCATCCAGAAGTAATTGATAAACATATAAGAGGAATCAAAGGCATAGTTGCTAAGCCTGGATTTGGTCAATTCATAAAGAGACAAAGTATTCAAGTATTACCAAGAGAAATAAAATACTAATTACAAAACATAAGGAGGAATTAAGAAATGGCAAGACACGCAATTTTAGTAATAGATATGTTAAATGATTTCGGTAATCCAAAAGGAGCTTTATATTGTGAAGGAACAACAATAGTTACTCCAAAGCTTCAAGAATTATTTAAATGGGTTAGGGAAAGACAGGCAGCAGGAAAAGACGATGTACAATTAGTTCACATTCAAGAAGCTCATAGAAAAAATGATGCAGACTTTAAAGTAAGACCAGTTCATGCAGTAGATGGAACTTGGGGATCTGATTTTATTCCTGAGTTAAAGCCAGAAGGTGATGAGTATATAGTTAAGAAGAGAAGACATAGTGCATTTGCTCATACTGATTTAGAATTATTCCTAAGAGAAGAAAATATAGAGACAGTAGTTGTAACAGGTACATGGACTAATGTTTGTGTAAGATCTACAGCCACAGATGCTTTAGCAAGAGCATTTAAGGTAATATCCCTTACTGATGGGATTCATTCTAAGACTCAAGAAATGCATGAATATGGATTAAATGACTTAAGTATATTCACAAAATTAATGACAATTGCTGAATACGAAGATGCTATGGACAAAGGAATTGACCCATGGGCAGGCGGCGGAGACGCAGAAAATAAAGTTAAATAAGAAGAGAGGGACAGGTTTACTGTCCCTAATTTTCAAAAAGGGACAAGGGGACAGGAGTACTGTCCCGCAAAGATGAACAAGGTCTATGTCCCAGAAACATAGAAAGCGAGGAAGCACAATGAGGATAGTAGTTGGGATATCTGGGGGAAGTGGTTCGATTTATGCAGTTTCCCTCCTAAAAGCCTTGAAGGAATTAAATATTGAGACTCATCTTGTAGTATCTACTATGGGGGAGTATGTAACGGAACATGAATGTGGTGTTAATCTAGAGGAACTAAAATCTCTAGCAACTCATTATCATGATAACAAAAACTTTGCAGCTCCAATTTCCAGCGGTTCCTTTAAAGTAGATAAAACAATAATATTACCATGTTCGATGAAAACATTAGCATCTGTTGCTTGTGGTTTTTCAGACTCTTTGCTAGCTAGGGCCTGTGATGTAACAATAAAGGAAGGGCGACCGCTGATATTGGTGCCTAGAGAAACACCTTTAAGCCCTATACATTTGGAAAATATGTTGAAGCTATCTCGTATGGGAGTAACTATTTTTCCACCGAGTCCAGGATTTTATAATCATCCACAGACAATAGAAGATATAGTATTTAATATGACTGGAAGATTATTAGATGCCCTAGGGATTGAAAATAATCTTGTAAAAAGATGGACAGGACAGTAGAAAGGAGGGTTGCTAATTGGAAAGACAAATGCTTAGACATACCCTAGATAGATTAAGAAGTAAAGATTTGCTATTAGAATGTAATAAAGAAGTTGACTATGTATATGAAATGGGCGCAATACTTAGTTATTATAACAATAAAAAGCCTATGTTGTTTAACAAGATAAAGAATAATCAACTGTCTTCAATAGGAGGCCTATATGGAGATAGGGATATTATTTATGACTTACTTAATTTAAATCATGAGAATAGAATAGAAAGATTTATGGATGCAATAGTTAATCCTGAGCCTTACAAAGTAGTGCAAAATGGACCTATAAGAGAAAACATTATAAAAAGAAACATAGATTTACAAAAACTATTACCAATTAACAAATTTCAAGAAAAGGATTCTTCAAGCTTTATCACAGCTGGAGTAATGGTAGTGAAGGATCCAGATACTGGAAGATATTTTACTTCTGTTAGAAGACTTCAAGTAAATGGAGGAAATAAGCTATCAGCTTTAATAGCTTCACCAAAGTTAACTAATGATTTCTTGAAACTAGAGAAACTGAACAAACCTTTAGAAGTAGCCATAGTTTTTGGATATGATGCAGCATTTTTAATGGCATCTCAAATCAGTTCTGCAACCTATGGTGTAGATAAATATCAAGTAGATAGTAGATTAAGAGGTGAAGCTCTAGAACTTGTACAATGTGAAACTGTAGATATTTTAGTCCCAGCCTTTGCAGAGATTGTTTTAGAAGGTAGAATTGTACCAGGTAAGAGAGAATTAGAAGGACCATTTGGAGAATTAATGGGATATTACGGTGCCCAGGCTCCTCATCCAATTATAGAAGTAGATGCAGTGATGCATAGAAATAATCCTATTTATCAAACAGCTTTTCCATGTAGAGAAGAGCATGTGACTAATGGTTTGATAAGGGAAATAGAGCTATATTATCACCTAAAAAATCAATTAGATGTAGTAGATGTAAATGTAACAGAAGGTGGAGGATATAGATTCAATGCCGTTATATCCATTAGAAAACACAAAAAAGGTGATGGGAAAACAGCAATTCTGGCAGCACTAGGTCTGAATAAAGATTTAAAACATGTAGTTATAGTAGACGAGGATGTAGATATATTTGATCTTAGAGATATAGAATGGGCAATAACTACTAGAGCTCAAGCATCACAGGATTTCACTGTAATTGAAGGAGCCCTAGGATCTTCACTAGAGCCTTCCCATGACCTTAGAGGGGTTACAGATAAATTAGGTATAGATGCAACAAAACCTCTAGAGGATAAAGATGAAAAATTTAGTAGAGCTATTATACCAGGATATGATAATATAGATATAAGTAAATACTTTCAAAGTATATAGTAAGAAGATATTATAATACAAATAATTAGACTATATGCGGGGAAGTACCCAAATATTTAATGAAGAAGGTGGGGTAAAGTGAGAGAAGCTATAGGAATGGTTGAAACTAAATCTATGGTTGCAGCCATTGAGGCAGCAGATACTATGCTAAAAGCTGCTAGTGTAAGGATTATGGATTTTCAATTAGTAGGATCCGGACTGGTATCAGTTACAGTTACAGGAGATGTAGCTGCAGTTACAGCAGCAGTAGAAAATGCCAAGATAAGAGCAGCTCAAATAGCAGAGGTAGTTTCAGCAAATGTAATTCCAAGACCTCATGATGAAGTTGATAAAATATTTAATTTTGATGGTGGTGAATAATCATGGCTAATCCATTATCTAGAGTTGCAATGGGAAACATTATAAAAGACAAAAGTTCAATAATTAGCCCTAGACTTGAAGGAAATGGGTCAAATTTAGATAACAAAGAAAATGAATTAATATTTGACATTATAAAAGGTACAAGAGAAGTAGCAGAAATAAAAACAAAGAATGCTAGCATAACCCTAGAAGAGGCAGCAAATAGAATAAAAAATAACCGTTAGTTAAGACGGAGGTGTGATATGAATAAAGCATTAGGTCTTATAGAAGCATTAGGACTTACAACTGCAGTTACTGCTTTAGATGCAGCATCAAAGGCAGCAGAAGTGACTTTAGTTGGAGTAGAAAAGATAATAGGTGTAGGAAAAGCTGTAGGAGTAAATATTCAAATAGCTGGAGAAGTAGCGGCTGTGCAAGCAGCAGTAGATGCAGGAGTTCAGGCTGGAAATAGAGTAGGTACCATATTTTCATCCCATGTAATACCAAGACCCCATGAAGAGGTAGATGCATTGATTGCTAAGTTTGCAAAAAATTTAAATACTCATAGTGAAAAAACAGAAGTAAAAAAAGAAAAAGAAGTTAAGCCAAAGGAAGAGAGTAAGAAAAAATAGTGGAATTTTAACTTAAATACAAGGAGGAATAATGATGAGTCAAGCATTAGGATTAGTTGAAACTAAAGGATTAGTAGGTAGTATTGAGGCAGCAGATGCAATGGTAAAGGCTGCAAATGTTACTTTAGTAGGATATGAGAAAATTGGTTTTGGTCTTGTAACTATAATGGTTAGAGGAGATGTTGGTGCAGTTAAGGCAGCAGTAGATGCAGGTGCAGAAGCAGCAAGATCAGTTGGAGAACTTCACTCAGTTCATGTAATACCAAGACCACATGCGGAAGTTGAAAGAGTTATCTTAAAACAATACGAATAATCAAATTGGAGTGTTTTAGATGAAAACGAAGATAACTGAAAATATACTTCAGGATATATCTAATAGGCTCAAGGGTGAATCCCCCTCTTCAAAAGGGGAAAAAGCCCTTGTAGTTCTCACTGGATCCACTATTGGATTAGATAAAAGAATAAAGCATATCAAAGAACTTAAAAATAAAGGGCTTCAAATATCTTTGGCTTTTTCATTTATGGCAGAGCAATTAATTGATACAAAAGAGATTATTAACCTTTTGTCTCCAGTAAATGTATATAGAGAATCTGATATTTTCAGACTTAAAGATATAACAAAAGATTATTCAAGCATAATAGCTCCAAATATCACAATGAATACTCTTTCAAAAGTAACATTGGGAATGATAGATTCTTGCATACCAACTCTTATTTGGACTTTCCTATATGGAGGGAAAAAAGTAGTTATTGACTTTAGCTCAGTGAGGTATTACTTGGGAGAAGAAACAAATAATAAAGAAATCTCAAATATACTTGAGAATCATATTTCTACCATAAAGAAAATGGGTGCAAGAGAAATAAAAGAAGATAATTACTTAGAGAATTTTAGCATAATGTTAGAATCAAATAAAATAGACTTAAACAAGACTAATCGTATAAATGAAAATAAAAAAGTAATTACTGAGAGAGATATACTAAATTTAACTCAAAATCAAAACTTGAATCTATTAAATGGCACTATAATTACACCATTAGCAAAGGATAGAGCAAGAGAGATGAACATACAAATTAACTTCAATAAGGGGGGCTAGTTTTGCACATTGGAAGAGTTATCGGAACAGTAGTAGCAACACGAAAAGATGAAAAATTAGTGGGATCAAAACTAATGGTAACACAGCCTCTCGATCTAAATCTTTCACCTAAAGGAGACCCACTTATTGCTGTAGATACTGTAGGTGCAGGTATAGGAGAATTAGTAGCCTTTACTACAGGTACTGCCAGTAGAATTGCAGCTAGAAAGATGGATGCACCTATAGATGCTGCAATAGTAGGTATTATAGATGAAATAGATATTAATAAAACTCTATTAGATAAAGAGTAGAGGGGAGGTAATATATTTGAGAGACACAAAATACTTAAAGATGGCAATGGAGTACAGATCTTCCATAGATGCCCTAATGGGAAGCAAGGAACATGCAGATGTAGTCTTGACCAATGGTCAAGTAATAAATGTAATTACTAGAGAGATATATAAGGCTGATATAGCTATTAAACATAAATATATTCTATTAGTAGGAGATTGTAAGGATTTAATTGGACCTGAAACTACTGTAATAGATGTGGAAGGAAAATACCTATCACCTGGATTCATAGATTCACATATGCATTTTGAGTCTAGTATGCTTACTGTTACAGAATTTTCAAGACTTTCCATACCTTCAGGGACAACTACTTTAGTGGCAGATCCACATGAAATAGGAAATGCCCTCGGACCAATAGGTATGAAGGCTATGGCAGATGAGATAGATTTTGTCCCATCTAATGTATATTTAGTAGTACCTGCCCTTACACCAGATTGTCCTGATTTAGAAACAGCAGGATATGATGTTAATTCTAAGGATATGGAAGACTTACTAAATTACAAGAATATAATCGGAATTGGTGAATTACAAGGATTTAGTAATGCAAAGCATGTATATAGAAATACACCTGAGATAATTACAGATCTACTTTCTTCAACTATGTATGCAAGATCTAAAAATATGGTAGTAGATGGAAATGCTCCAGAATTATTCGGAAAAGAATTAGCAGCACATATAATTGCAGCAGCAGGAAAATGTTCCTGTCATGAAACTACTACAAAGGCAGAAGCAGTAGAAAAACTACGTCAAGGAGTATATGTTTTCATGAGAGAAGGTTCTACTCAAAAGAATATGGCGGAATGTATCCGAGCTGTAACTGAAGAGGGAATGGACTCTAGAAGATGTATATTAGCCACTGATGATATGGTAGCAGCAGATTTAGAGACTGTAGGACATATGAACGAAATAGTTAGAAGAACAATAAAGCAAGGCGTAAGCCCTGCAGAAGCTATACAAATGGTTACTATAAATCCAGCAACCTATTTTGGCTTTGACCATGTTGGCGTACTATCTCCAGGAAAACAAGCTGATATTGCCATAATAGATGATTTAACCGAAATGACAGTAGCAGGAGTATTTTTAAAGGGTAAGCTAGTTGCATCTAAGGGAGAACTATTGATAGATCTACCTAGATATACTTATCCTGAGGAAGTAAAAAAATCTGTTAAAATAGGTCCGATTTCTGAAAAGGATTTGGAAATAGAAGCAGAAGGTTCCAATGCTAGGGTAAGGTGTATAGAAGTTATACCAGATCAAAACTTAACTGGCAAATCTGAAGAAACATTAAGAGTTAACAGAGGCGTAGTTGAAGCAGATATATCCAAGGATACTCTATATATAGCTTGTGTTGAGAGATATAATCGTACAAATTACATTGGGAAGGCTTTTGTAAAAGGTTTTGGTATGAAAGAAGGAGCATTTGCAGAGTCTGTTGCTCATGATACTCACAATATTTTAGTTGCAGGAACAAACATTAGAGATATGACTATTGCTGTAAACGCGGTTATTGAAATGGGTGGAGGTATAGCCATCGCAAACAAAGGAAGAATTATATCTGAAATGAGACTACCTGTAGGGGGACTTATAACTGATGAACTAGACGGACACCAAGTAAGCCAAAAGATAGCTGAAGTTGAAAATGTTATAATAAAGGATTTGGGATGCAAAATCCATGCTCCTTTAATGCATTTATCATTTTTAGCATTATCTACTAGTCCCGCTTGGAAAATAACTGATAAAGGACTTATAGATGTAAATAACTTTAAGATTCTTTCACCAGTTATCAAATAAGATTTAGTTTAATTACTAAATATATATTAAGTAGGAAGGAGGACTTTTTTCTAATACTTATTAATAAGGAGGAATATTATGTCTAGTAAAAATGATGCAGCGGTTGGTTTTTTCGAAAAGCAATTTAGACTAAAGGAACATAAGACAGATGTAAGAACCGAAATAATGGCAGGTATTACAACTTTCATGACCATGGCTTATATCTTGATAGTAAACCCTGACATACTTTCACAAGCAGGTATGGATTTTGGTGGAGTATTTACAGCAACTGCAATTTCATCTTTAATAGCCTGTGTAGCTATGGCATTCATGGCAAACTATCCTTTTGCACTTGCACCAGGTATGGGACTTAATGCATTCTTAACTTACACTGTAGTATTTGGTATGGGACATACATGGCAGTTTGCTTTAACAGCAGTATTTATTGAAGGGATTATATTCATTTTATTATCATTCTTCCAAATAAGAGAAGCTATATTTAATTCAATTCCTATGAATTTAAAGAAGGCAGTATCTGTAGGTATAGGTTTATTTATAGCATTAATAGGTTTCACAAATGCAGGAATTGTAGTAAAAGAAGGCGGAACAATACTTAATTTAGGTGATTTAACAGCTAATGGACCATTATTAGCACTAATAGGCCTAGTAGTTACAGGATTCCTTTTAGCTAGAAAGGTAAAAGGCGCATTATTCTTTGGTATTTTGATTACAACAATCATTGGTATACCAATGGGTGTCAGTTATATGCCTAATGGAACTTTCTTAGGAATATTTTCAGCACCACCATCATTAGCTCCAGTATTCATGAAGTTTGAGTGGGCTAATATATTAACATTTGACATGCTTATAGTAGTATTCACATTCCTATTTGTAGACGTATTTGATACTGTAGGTACTTTAATTGGGGTATCCTCTAAGGCAGGTATGTTAGACAAAGATGGTAAATTACCTAAAGTAAAAGAAGCTCTTTTAGCAGATGCTATAGGAACTACTGTTGGTGCTTGCTTAGGTACATCTACAGTAACTACATTCGTAGAATCAGCAGCAGGAGTTTCAGAAGGCGGTAGAACAGGACTTACTTCCTTAACTACAGGAATTATGTTTGGATTAGCACTAATACTTGCACCATTATTCGGAATGGTACCAGGAGAAGCAACAGCACCAGCATTAATATTAGTTGGATTATTCATGATGAGTCCAATTAAAGAAATCGATTTAGAAGATTATACAGAAGCAATACCAGCATTCTTGACAATCGTTATGATGCCTTTCGCATATAGTATAGCCGAAGGAATCGTATTTGGTATGGTTTCATATGTAATATTAAAATTAGTAGCAGGAAAAGCAAAAGAAATATCACCAATTATGTATGTATTAGCGATATTATTCATAGCAAAGACAATATTTATGTAGCAACCATAAGCCGCCTTCTATACGGAGGCGGCTTTTTAAAAACAAAGAATCCTATTATGAGGGGTGTAAATATGACCTTAAATCAAGTCTATAACGGAAATAGTATAGATGAAGTAGTAGAGTTACTTGGGAAATATGGCAAGGAAGCAAAAATAGTAGCAGGTGGAACTGATATTGTTATTGCCCTAAAAAACGAGAAAATATCACCTAGAGTGTTAATAGATATTACAAAAATTGATGAATTAAAAAAGATTGAGGATGATGGAGAGTATATTACTTTAGGTGCTGGAGTTACTTTTACTCAGATTGTGGAGAATGATATATTTCATGGCAATTTAAGAGGATTATATAAGGCTTGTAGAATGGTAGGATCACCTCAAATAAGAAACAAGGGAACCATAGGAGGAAATATTGCAAATGGTTCAGCAGCTGCTGATTCTATTCCGCCACTTATAGCTTTAGGTAGTATAGTTAGCCTTGTAAGTTCTGATGGAGTAAGAGAGATACCATTAGAAGACTATTACTATGACCAAGTAAGAGATAATGAACTTCTAAGATCTATTAGATTTAAAAAACCTAAGGATAATCAAGTTCTAAACTTCTCCAAGCTAGGTCTTAGAAAAGCTTTGGCAATATCTAGACTTACAACAGCAGTTTTACTTGAATTTGATGAGAATAATATTATACAGTTTGTTAGAGCTGCCAGTGGAGCATTGGGGAAATATCCCATGAGGGAAATAGAAGTGGAAGAGTATCTCTTAGGTAAAAAGATTAAGAATGAAACCATAGATGGAGCTGTAGATGCATTACAAATAGCCATGGATGAAAGGCTAAAAGGCAGGTCTACTCTGCCATATAAGAGGACTGCCATTGTTAGTATATTAAGAGAAACATTAGAGTCTGGAAATGAATCTAAGAATGAGGTGGGTGCATGGTAAACATAGGTCTTACAGTAAATCAAAAATTGTTTGAAATTTCTGTAGATGAGAACTTGAGATTAATAGATTTATTAAGAGATAAACTAGGGTTTCACGGCACCAAAGAGGGTTGTGGAGAAGGTGAATGTGGTGCTTGCACTGTAATAATGGATGGCGAGACGGTTAACTCTTGTCTAGTAATGGCTTTTCAAGCCAATGGCTCTAATATTACAACAATAGAAGGAATGGAAAAGGATGGGAAACTTCATCCTATACAACAAGCCTATATAGATGCTGGAGCAGTACAATGTGGATTCTGTATACCTGGCATGGTTCTATCTACCAAAGCTCTATTAGATAAAAATTCTCATCCCAATAGAGATGAGA
This window contains:
- the ade gene encoding adenine deaminase, producing the protein MRDTKYLKMAMEYRSSIDALMGSKEHADVVLTNGQVINVITREIYKADIAIKHKYILLVGDCKDLIGPETTVIDVEGKYLSPGFIDSHMHFESSMLTVTEFSRLSIPSGTTTLVADPHEIGNALGPIGMKAMADEIDFVPSNVYLVVPALTPDCPDLETAGYDVNSKDMEDLLNYKNIIGIGELQGFSNAKHVYRNTPEIITDLLSSTMYARSKNMVVDGNAPELFGKELAAHIIAAAGKCSCHETTTKAEAVEKLRQGVYVFMREGSTQKNMAECIRAVTEEGMDSRRCILATDDMVAADLETVGHMNEIVRRTIKQGVSPAEAIQMVTINPATYFGFDHVGVLSPGKQADIAIIDDLTEMTVAGVFLKGKLVASKGELLIDLPRYTYPEEVKKSVKIGPISEKDLEIEAEGSNARVRCIEVIPDQNLTGKSEETLRVNRGVVEADISKDTLYIACVERYNRTNYIGKAFVKGFGMKEGAFAESVAHDTHNILVAGTNIRDMTIAVNAVIEMGGGIAIANKGRIISEMRLPVGGLITDELDGHQVSQKIAEVENVIIKDLGCKIHAPLMHLSFLALSTSPAWKITDKGLIDVNNFKILSPVIK
- a CDS encoding 2Fe-2S iron-sulfur cluster-binding protein, yielding MVNIGLTVNQKLFEISVDENLRLIDLLRDKLGFHGTKEGCGEGECGACTVIMDGETVNSCLVMAFQANGSNITTIEGMEKDGKLHPIQQAYIDAGAVQCGFCIPGMVLSTKALLDKNSHPNRDEIREGISGNLCRCTGYNKMLDATEMAIKYMEEEKE
- a CDS encoding NCS2 family permease — encoded protein: MSSKNDAAVGFFEKQFRLKEHKTDVRTEIMAGITTFMTMAYILIVNPDILSQAGMDFGGVFTATAISSLIACVAMAFMANYPFALAPGMGLNAFLTYTVVFGMGHTWQFALTAVFIEGIIFILLSFFQIREAIFNSIPMNLKKAVSVGIGLFIALIGFTNAGIVVKEGGTILNLGDLTANGPLLALIGLVVTGFLLARKVKGALFFGILITTIIGIPMGVSYMPNGTFLGIFSAPPSLAPVFMKFEWANILTFDMLIVVFTFLFVDVFDTVGTLIGVSSKAGMLDKDGKLPKVKEALLADAIGTTVGACLGTSTVTTFVESAAGVSEGGRTGLTSLTTGIMFGLALILAPLFGMVPGEATAPALILVGLFMMSPIKEIDLEDYTEAIPAFLTIVMMPFAYSIAEGIVFGMVSYVILKLVAGKAKEISPIMYVLAILFIAKTIFM
- a CDS encoding FAD binding domain-containing protein, producing the protein MTLNQVYNGNSIDEVVELLGKYGKEAKIVAGGTDIVIALKNEKISPRVLIDITKIDELKKIEDDGEYITLGAGVTFTQIVENDIFHGNLRGLYKACRMVGSPQIRNKGTIGGNIANGSAAADSIPPLIALGSIVSLVSSDGVREIPLEDYYYDQVRDNELLRSIRFKKPKDNQVLNFSKLGLRKALAISRLTTAVLLEFDENNIIQFVRAASGALGKYPMREIEVEEYLLGKKIKNETIDGAVDALQIAMDERLKGRSTLPYKRTAIVSILRETLESGNESKNEVGAW